In Wolinella succinogenes DSM 1740, a single genomic region encodes these proteins:
- a CDS encoding RNA polymerase sigma factor FliA, which yields MSPKEGQGYSQHLKYSQDELAVSYLPAVKAMAYRLKERLPSSIDTADLVSIGAEELIKLSRRYNEALNDSFWGFAKTRVQGAMLDYLRSLDVVSRGNRKLIKQIDVEISHYMNEHSSEPSDEYLAEVLGEDIKKIREAKIASDIYVLMPIEDQLSALHEEATEGRIEQEELVGIISEILESLSEREQLIIQLYYFEELNLKEISEVLEITESRISQIHKEVIKKIRERLGGAHG from the coding sequence ATGTCACCAAAAGAGGGGCAGGGGTATTCGCAACATCTTAAATACAGCCAAGATGAGCTGGCGGTCTCCTATCTCCCAGCGGTCAAGGCGATGGCCTATCGGCTCAAAGAGCGACTGCCAAGCTCGATAGATACGGCCGACCTCGTCTCCATTGGAGCGGAGGAGCTCATCAAGCTCTCTAGGCGCTATAACGAGGCGCTCAATGACTCCTTTTGGGGATTTGCTAAAACGCGGGTGCAAGGGGCGATGCTTGATTATTTGAGGAGTCTGGATGTGGTGAGCCGAGGGAATCGAAAGCTCATCAAGCAGATTGATGTTGAGATTTCCCACTACATGAACGAACACTCAAGCGAGCCAAGCGATGAGTATCTTGCAGAGGTTTTGGGCGAGGATATCAAAAAGATCAGAGAGGCTAAAATCGCCTCGGATATCTATGTTCTCATGCCGATTGAAGATCAGCTGAGCGCACTCCACGAGGAGGCGACCGAGGGGAGAATCGAGCAAGAGGAGCTGGTGGGAATCATCAGCGAGATACTGGAATCGCTGAGTGAGCGCGAGCAGCTCATCATCCAGCTCTACTACTTTGAGGAGCTCAATTTGAAGGAGATTAGCGAGGTGCTAGAGATCACTGAATCGCGAATCTCTCAAATCCACAAAGAGGTGATCAAAAAAATCCGCGAGAGGTTAGGAGGGGCCCATGGCTGA
- a CDS encoding MinD/ParA family protein has product MKNQAQKLEELMKEKETPKNSNTKFLAITSGKGGVGKSTISANLAYTLWSLGFRVGILDADIGLANLDVMFGVKSDKNLLHVLKGECKLEEIIIAIEEGLYLIPGESGAEILKYSGELMFERFMEETALLDSLDFVVVDTGAGIGEHIQAFLNSSDEVIVVTVPDPAAITDAYATIKVTARQKKRIFMLMNMVKNEKEASGIFEKIKKVADQNIGNGLRLELLGKLEQDGAVARATKTRTIFAKEQPNAPASLELQNIARSVANKVERKVLVNEDKRFGRFFKRILGHF; this is encoded by the coding sequence ATGAAGAATCAAGCTCAAAAGCTTGAGGAGCTCATGAAGGAGAAGGAGACTCCTAAAAATTCCAACACCAAATTTCTCGCCATCACAAGCGGCAAGGGAGGCGTGGGCAAAAGCACTATTAGCGCCAATCTTGCCTACACCCTCTGGAGCCTGGGCTTTCGCGTGGGGATTTTGGACGCGGATATCGGTCTAGCCAACTTGGATGTGATGTTTGGGGTCAAGAGCGATAAGAATCTCCTTCATGTCCTCAAAGGGGAGTGCAAGCTAGAAGAGATCATTATCGCCATCGAAGAGGGGCTCTATCTCATCCCTGGTGAGAGCGGGGCGGAGATTTTGAAATACTCAGGTGAGTTGATGTTTGAGCGATTCATGGAGGAGACAGCGCTTCTTGATTCGCTTGATTTTGTGGTGGTGGATACGGGTGCGGGCATTGGAGAGCATATCCAAGCCTTTCTCAATAGCAGTGATGAGGTGATCGTGGTGACCGTCCCTGACCCCGCTGCCATCACGGATGCCTACGCCACCATCAAGGTGACGGCACGTCAAAAGAAGCGAATCTTCATGCTTATGAATATGGTCAAAAACGAGAAAGAGGCGAGCGGAATCTTCGAAAAGATTAAAAAGGTCGCCGACCAAAACATCGGAAATGGCCTTAGGCTTGAGCTTTTGGGCAAGTTAGAGCAAGATGGCGCCGTGGCTAGGGCGACTAAGACTCGCACTATTTTTGCCAAGGAGCAACCCAACGCCCCTGCCTCCTTGGAGCTTCAAAATATCGCTAGAAGCGTGGCTAACAAGGTGGAACGTAAAGTGCTTGTGAATGAAGACAAACGCTTTGGAAGATTCTTCAAAAGGATTTTGGGGCACTTCTAG
- a CDS encoding tetratricopeptide repeat protein: MKRVQLFGAFFASALFLSSTLCAQDSLAELTQALELFKNRDYANAYPLLEKLSEAHPENLDLNLMLGASALELKRYHEAIAAFDRALILDPRNLTARIQIAKINYLLGNTTLASQELDALLKESLPLSVREGVQGLKTQVDQSQSKHSFGGAFILGGEYDSNVNNDIGGRNFTLPSLNLQLFGTNTKSDYAHFQTLVLNHSYDMGEKEGWKWDSSLVAYNKTYFDTSTRNLVLFSLSTGPSYTQDGYQLSLPVTLDKVYLASDSYLDIAGAGIRLKKLLSPRLMLDGGYSRKYNSYAQEFKARNSDTNLFYLGARQAIGEESPYLLSLYFAYRTDKERNDLRSDVSYDEWGGRIELSKEIFDKFSLTGGYSYKKTSYSDTDALYLNHREDKERRYELGVTHELSRRSTVGLNVAYVDHPSNHDPFDYDKRVVTLRYMVGF; this comes from the coding sequence ATGAAAAGAGTTCAACTCTTTGGCGCTTTTTTCGCCTCGGCTCTCTTCCTCTCCTCAACCCTTTGCGCTCAAGATTCTCTAGCCGAGCTTACCCAAGCCCTAGAACTTTTCAAGAATCGTGACTACGCCAACGCCTATCCCCTCTTAGAGAAACTCTCCGAGGCTCACCCTGAAAATCTCGACCTCAACCTCATGCTAGGCGCTAGCGCTCTAGAGCTTAAGCGCTACCACGAGGCGATTGCGGCTTTTGATCGCGCGCTGATTCTTGATCCTCGCAATCTCACTGCAAGAATCCAGATCGCCAAGATCAATTACCTCCTTGGGAACACCACTTTAGCTAGCCAAGAGCTCGATGCTCTGCTCAAGGAAAGTCTCCCTTTGAGCGTGCGCGAAGGAGTGCAGGGGCTTAAAACCCAAGTGGATCAAAGCCAATCCAAACACTCTTTTGGCGGGGCATTCATTCTTGGGGGTGAGTATGACAGCAATGTCAATAACGATATTGGCGGGCGCAACTTCACTCTCCCCTCGCTCAATCTCCAGCTCTTTGGCACCAACACCAAGAGTGACTACGCCCATTTTCAAACTCTAGTCCTTAACCACTCCTACGACATGGGAGAGAAGGAGGGGTGGAAGTGGGATAGCTCTTTGGTTGCCTACAACAAGACCTATTTTGACACCTCCACACGTAATCTTGTCCTCTTTTCGCTCAGCACAGGTCCAAGCTACACTCAAGATGGTTACCAGCTCTCTCTCCCCGTGACTCTAGACAAAGTCTATCTTGCCTCCGATTCTTATCTTGATATCGCTGGAGCGGGAATCCGTCTCAAAAAACTCCTTTCGCCCCGCCTCATGCTTGATGGAGGTTACAGTCGCAAATATAACTCCTACGCCCAAGAGTTCAAGGCACGCAACAGCGACACCAACCTCTTCTATCTAGGTGCTCGCCAAGCCATCGGCGAGGAATCCCCCTATCTCCTCTCGCTCTACTTCGCTTACCGCACCGACAAAGAACGCAATGATCTGCGCTCTGATGTCTCTTACGATGAGTGGGGCGGACGCATAGAGCTCTCCAAGGAGATTTTTGACAAATTCTCTCTCACAGGGGGATACTCCTACAAAAAAACCTCCTACAGCGACACCGACGCTCTCTATCTCAACCACCGCGAAGACAAAGAGAGGCGCTATGAGCTGGGAGTAACCCATGAGCTCTCTAGACGCTCGACGGTCGGACTCAATGTCGCCTACGTCGATCACCCTTCCAATCATGATCCCTTTGATTACGACAAAAGAGTGGTCACTCTGCGATATATGGTCGGTTTTTAA
- a CDS encoding FecR domain-containing protein — MKFYRIGACLLFFCATWLNAGVGKISLLQGEATLTRGNDSLRAQNAMPLEEGDLIKTGAGSRLQLLFDDKTVVTLGEATLFSVTEYLKEGSDPKAKFNVAQGAFKVITGQIGKVAPQNFQIQTKTATIGIRGTIIWGVIGEDGDQIGCLDGSIEVGSLGGGESVLLRPNQMSFVPPMGPPTPPAPLNPSLFSPEANSGGAPMTPAPPLTSENQGEGMGLGIQELANQLITQANNQRQLQQIEENLSPVMGLTPASYIENLIVQNISLEYQGNIHGTVTDMSSNTYNILQNEDNRFTLGINFGSNSSFDVFMNFEIGTPMAPTYLSELGFDGDLIVNPSTSSFAGEQNSGMGVSGGSISGVFNGSGANSVTGAINGELSPPSSPSYILNGTFSAIKQ; from the coding sequence ATGAAGTTCTACAGAATAGGAGCATGTTTGCTCTTTTTTTGCGCTACGTGGCTAAATGCAGGCGTGGGGAAAATCTCCCTGCTTCAGGGTGAAGCGACCCTCACCCGAGGTAATGATTCTCTTCGGGCTCAAAATGCAATGCCCCTAGAAGAGGGGGATTTGATTAAAACAGGCGCGGGGAGTCGCCTTCAGCTGCTTTTTGATGACAAGACAGTGGTCACCTTGGGCGAAGCCACGCTCTTTAGCGTCACCGAATATCTCAAAGAAGGGAGTGATCCCAAGGCAAAATTCAATGTCGCCCAGGGGGCCTTTAAGGTGATTACAGGGCAAATCGGCAAGGTTGCTCCTCAAAACTTTCAAATTCAGACCAAGACCGCCACCATTGGCATCCGAGGAACCATCATCTGGGGAGTCATCGGAGAGGACGGGGATCAAATCGGCTGCCTTGATGGGAGCATTGAAGTGGGCTCCTTGGGAGGAGGTGAGTCTGTGCTTCTTCGGCCCAACCAGATGAGCTTTGTTCCTCCTATGGGACCCCCTACTCCTCCTGCTCCCCTCAATCCTTCCCTCTTCTCCCCTGAAGCCAACTCAGGAGGGGCTCCCATGACTCCTGCTCCTCCTTTGACTTCAGAGAATCAAGGAGAAGGCATGGGTTTGGGAATCCAAGAGCTAGCCAATCAGCTGATCACCCAAGCCAATAACCAACGCCAACTCCAACAGATCGAAGAAAATCTCTCCCCTGTGATGGGGCTTACTCCTGCTTCCTATATTGAAAACCTCATCGTCCAAAATATTTCCCTTGAATATCAAGGAAACATTCATGGCACCGTTACAGATATGAGCTCCAACACTTATAACATTCTTCAAAATGAAGACAATCGCTTCACTCTGGGTATCAATTTTGGAAGCAATTCAAGCTTTGATGTCTTCATGAACTTTGAGATTGGCACCCCCATGGCTCCCACCTATCTCTCAGAGCTTGGATTTGATGGGGATCTCATTGTTAATCCCTCCACCTCTAGTTTTGCCGGAGAGCAGAATAGCGGCATGGGTGTATCAGGTGGCTCAATTTCTGGAGTGTTTAATGGAAGCGGAGCCAATAGCGTCACAGGAGCTATCAATGGTGAGCTCTCACCCCCCTCTTCACCCTCTTATATTCTCAATGGCACCTTTAGTGCCATCAAGCAATAA
- a CDS encoding ribose-phosphate pyrophosphokinase, which produces MRGYKIFTGSAHPEFGGEIAKYLGIPLSSATVNRFSDGEINIQISESVRGRDVFIVQPTCAPTNDNLMELLIMIDALKRSSASSINAVIPYFGYARQDRKAAPRVPITAKLVADLLQRAGATRVITMDLHAGQIQGFFDIPVDNLYGSIVFRDYVKSKHLPNPIIASPDIGGVARARYFADQLGLDLVIVDKKREKANVSEVMNIIGDVQGKDVILVDDMIDTAGTMAKAAEVLKSKGATSVIALGTHPVFSGSAYEKIEKGALDEMVVANTIPLKKESSKIKVLSVAPLFAEVIRRVYHNESVNSLFV; this is translated from the coding sequence ATGCGAGGCTATAAGATATTCACGGGGAGCGCCCACCCCGAATTTGGAGGCGAAATCGCCAAATATTTGGGTATCCCTCTCTCTAGCGCGACAGTGAATCGCTTCAGTGATGGAGAGATTAATATCCAAATCTCTGAGAGCGTCCGTGGACGCGATGTCTTTATTGTTCAGCCCACTTGTGCTCCGACCAATGATAATCTCATGGAGCTGCTCATCATGATTGATGCGCTCAAACGAAGCTCTGCCAGCTCGATTAATGCAGTGATTCCCTATTTTGGATATGCCAGACAAGATCGAAAGGCTGCACCTAGAGTCCCTATCACCGCTAAGCTTGTGGCCGATCTGCTCCAGAGAGCGGGGGCGACTCGTGTCATCACGATGGATCTGCACGCGGGGCAGATTCAAGGATTCTTTGATATTCCTGTGGACAACCTCTATGGCTCCATCGTCTTTAGGGATTATGTGAAGAGCAAACACCTCCCCAATCCTATTATCGCTAGCCCTGATATTGGGGGCGTGGCGAGGGCGAGATATTTTGCTGATCAGCTTGGACTTGACCTAGTCATCGTGGATAAAAAACGCGAAAAAGCCAATGTCAGCGAAGTGATGAACATCATCGGTGATGTTCAAGGCAAAGATGTGATTTTGGTGGATGATATGATTGACACCGCAGGCACGATGGCCAAGGCAGCTGAAGTGCTCAAAAGCAAAGGGGCTACAAGTGTCATCGCCCTTGGCACCCATCCTGTTTTTAGTGGATCGGCCTATGAGAAGATTGAGAAGGGGGCTTTGGATGAGATGGTGGTGGCGAACACTATTCCTTTGAAGAAAGAGTCGAGCAAAATCAAAGTGTTGAGCGTTGCGCCGCTCTTTGCTGAAGTAATTAGGAGGGTCTATCATAATGAGAGCGTCAACTCCCTCTTTGTTTAA
- the fliM gene encoding flagellar motor switch protein FliM, producing the protein MADILSQEEIDALLEVVDDDGDTEVLEKHDILSQKQVTLYDFKRPNRVSKEQLRAFRGIHDKMARNLSSQISAIMRSIVEIQLHSVDQMTYGEFLMSLPSPTSFNVFSMKPLDGTGVLEINPSIAFPMIDRLLGGKGDPYEATREFSDIELNLLDTILRQMMQNLKEAWAPVAEIFPSVDAKESSPNVVQIVAQNEIVIMVVMEIIIGHSSGMMNLCYPVISLESVLSRLASRDLMLSETSSKKSRNRELQALLGGAAVNISAVLGGTSLDLKEVLELGVGDIVRLDRPADDTVIVNVDGREKYIATIGLQRYRKTVKIKEVIKTEKDQVKEILEMLEAQRKSRASDVKGEEGE; encoded by the coding sequence ATGGCTGATATTCTAAGCCAAGAAGAGATTGATGCACTGCTTGAAGTGGTCGATGATGATGGTGATACTGAGGTTTTAGAGAAGCATGATATCCTCAGCCAAAAGCAAGTCACCCTCTATGACTTCAAGCGCCCCAATCGCGTTAGCAAGGAGCAACTCAGAGCCTTTAGGGGGATTCATGACAAAATGGCGAGGAACCTGAGTAGCCAAATCTCTGCCATTATGCGTTCTATTGTAGAGATTCAGCTTCACTCAGTAGATCAGATGACTTATGGAGAGTTTTTGATGTCACTCCCCTCGCCCACGAGCTTCAACGTCTTTTCGATGAAGCCTTTGGATGGGACGGGAGTCTTGGAGATCAACCCCTCTATCGCTTTTCCAATGATTGATCGTCTCCTGGGTGGCAAGGGCGATCCCTATGAGGCGACACGGGAGTTCAGTGATATTGAGCTCAATCTTTTAGACACTATTTTGCGCCAAATGATGCAGAATCTCAAAGAGGCGTGGGCGCCTGTGGCAGAGATTTTCCCCTCGGTGGACGCCAAAGAATCAAGTCCAAACGTCGTTCAGATCGTAGCGCAAAATGAGATTGTCATTATGGTGGTGATGGAGATCATCATCGGACACTCTAGTGGCATGATGAACCTCTGCTATCCAGTCATCTCTCTAGAATCGGTGCTCTCCCGACTGGCAAGCCGTGATTTGATGCTCTCAGAGACTAGCTCTAAAAAGAGCCGAAATCGAGAGCTTCAGGCTTTGCTTGGGGGTGCGGCGGTCAATATTTCTGCAGTGCTTGGCGGAACAAGCCTTGATCTTAAAGAGGTCTTGGAGCTTGGCGTGGGAGATATCGTGAGGCTGGATCGACCCGCTGATGATACGGTCATTGTTAATGTGGATGGACGCGAGAAATATATCGCTACTATCGGCTTGCAACGCTACCGCAAAACCGTTAAAATCAAAGAGGTCATTAAAACCGAAAAAGATCAGGTCAAAGAGATTCTTGAAATGCTCGAAGCCCAAAGAAAGAGCCGAGCGAGTGATGTTAAGGGAGAAGAGGGCGAATGA
- a CDS encoding CHASE2 domain-containing protein: protein MSRSNLLGILLVAILGLEGFLYFKPIPLLLSLEHKIKDAMFWWRGERAGNPNILIIDIDEKSLQALGQWPWSRDKVAVILNNLTQSGAGIIGLDVVFAEEDASSPVKILQSLGIDSSGLVDYDTLLAQTLESSPVVAGYVFAMQEDGVTPHGSPASRAIVIEREKPEHSYLPKPYRAILNIPLLQQSAYSSGYFNTLPDEDGVVRSVPLLMEYEGILYPALSLEMIRLALGVGRIEVEYFEQGVQAVRLGDILIPTDAFGRMRLNYTGGAKNYPYLSALDVYKGEFEREQVEGKLLLLGTSSAGLLDLRSTPFESVFPGVEVHANALDNLLSGDFIAKPLWSMGADVTLLLLLPLAGWLILRLFGVLLSFLGMTLLLWVLFGGHYYLMFSQGVILHTLTPLIATLSLFFGGIMINYFFESRQKELIKAKFARKVSKAVVEELTKNPSALSLEGKEAEITIFFSDVRDFTSISESLPSPQALIDLLNDYMTPMVEIITRHQGTIDKFIGDAVMAYWNAPKAVPFHADEALLSSIEQIEELTPLNEKLQNQGRPLIRIGIGLNSGKCIVGEMGSLGRSDYTCIGDPVNLASRIEGLCKGYGALILLSEYTLALLQNPNRYALREIDFVRVKGKEKPVRIYECLGFKERPWKENPSQFAEALALYRQGRFKEALEVFEKLKAQNPEKLFSLYTERCEHYLNEPPKDFDGVFAYKTK, encoded by the coding sequence GTGAGCCGCTCAAACCTCCTTGGAATCCTTCTAGTCGCGATTCTCGGATTAGAAGGATTCCTCTATTTCAAACCCATCCCGCTTCTCCTCTCCCTAGAACACAAAATCAAAGATGCGATGTTTTGGTGGCGAGGCGAGAGGGCAGGCAACCCCAACATCCTCATCATCGATATTGACGAGAAAAGCCTCCAAGCCCTAGGCCAATGGCCTTGGAGTCGCGATAAAGTCGCGGTGATTTTAAACAATCTCACCCAAAGCGGCGCGGGAATTATCGGCCTCGATGTGGTTTTTGCCGAGGAGGACGCTAGCTCGCCCGTGAAGATTCTTCAATCCTTGGGAATTGATTCTTCTGGTCTTGTTGATTATGACACTCTCTTAGCCCAAACCCTAGAGAGCTCGCCCGTGGTGGCAGGATATGTCTTTGCGATGCAAGAAGATGGGGTCACCCCACACGGCTCTCCTGCAAGCCGCGCCATAGTGATTGAGCGAGAGAAGCCTGAGCACTCCTATCTTCCTAAGCCCTATCGCGCGATTCTCAACATCCCTCTTCTCCAACAAAGCGCCTACTCAAGCGGTTATTTCAATACCCTCCCTGATGAAGATGGTGTCGTGAGAAGCGTTCCTCTGCTGATGGAATATGAAGGGATTCTCTATCCTGCGCTCTCACTAGAGATGATTCGGCTCGCCCTAGGGGTAGGGAGAATCGAGGTGGAATATTTTGAGCAAGGGGTGCAGGCGGTGCGCCTAGGCGATATCCTCATTCCTACAGATGCGTTTGGTCGGATGCGCCTCAACTACACAGGGGGAGCCAAAAACTACCCCTATCTCTCCGCCTTGGATGTCTATAAAGGGGAGTTTGAGAGGGAGCAGGTCGAGGGCAAACTCCTCCTCCTTGGCACCTCTTCTGCAGGGCTCCTAGACCTCCGTAGCACCCCTTTTGAGAGTGTTTTCCCTGGGGTAGAGGTTCACGCCAATGCACTCGATAACCTCCTCTCAGGCGACTTTATCGCCAAGCCCCTCTGGAGCATGGGGGCGGATGTGACTCTTCTTTTACTGCTCCCTCTAGCGGGCTGGCTGATTCTTCGTCTCTTTGGAGTTTTGCTCTCCTTTTTGGGGATGACATTGCTTCTTTGGGTGCTTTTTGGCGGGCACTACTATTTGATGTTTTCCCAAGGGGTGATTCTCCACACCCTCACCCCCTTAATCGCGACCCTTTCGCTCTTTTTCGGAGGGATCATGATCAACTACTTCTTTGAATCACGCCAAAAAGAGCTCATCAAGGCTAAATTCGCTCGCAAAGTCTCCAAAGCGGTTGTGGAAGAGCTCACCAAAAACCCTAGCGCCCTCTCATTGGAGGGCAAAGAGGCGGAGATCACTATCTTTTTCAGTGATGTGCGCGATTTCACTTCGATTTCAGAGAGCCTCCCCTCCCCTCAAGCGCTCATCGACTTGCTCAACGACTACATGACTCCGATGGTGGAGATCATCACACGCCACCAAGGAACCATCGACAAGTTCATCGGGGATGCGGTGATGGCCTATTGGAATGCGCCCAAGGCTGTCCCTTTTCATGCCGATGAGGCACTCTTGTCCTCTATTGAGCAAATCGAAGAGCTCACCCCTCTCAACGAAAAACTCCAAAACCAAGGGCGCCCCCTTATTCGCATCGGAATCGGGCTTAACAGTGGAAAATGTATCGTTGGGGAGATGGGCTCTTTGGGGCGATCTGATTACACTTGCATTGGCGATCCCGTCAACCTCGCCTCTCGAATCGAGGGACTTTGCAAGGGTTATGGTGCGCTGATTTTGCTCTCAGAATACACTCTTGCTCTCCTTCAGAATCCCAACCGATACGCGCTTAGAGAGATTGATTTTGTTCGAGTCAAAGGCAAAGAGAAGCCCGTGAGAATCTATGAGTGCTTAGGATTTAAAGAGCGCCCATGGAAGGAGAATCCTAGCCAATTTGCTGAGGCGCTGGCGCTCTATAGGCAGGGGCGTTTCAAAGAGGCGCTGGAGGTTTTTGAGAAGCTTAAAGCCCAAAACCCAGAGAAGCTCTTCTCACTCTATACCGAGCGATGCGAGCATTATCTCAATGAACCGCCTAAAGATTTTGATGGAGTGTTTGCCTACAAAACCAAGTGA
- the fliY gene encoding flagellar motor switch protein FliY yields MKEFIKHITQETIATIEGLTGHTPDVSYLDEGGVATKNIQAPMALIYLNTTGEGSGKIAFLVPPALGTALADLMLGGEGESREEMSEDDVDATKEIASNIFGAISTALSAQKELPKLNFAPEKADFVQGGSIDLSSFEKIFTFSFSLNTIRSELYLAVDSSFVKIFEPKSAPSASASSYSESGSSFGGSYSGAPNVNLSEPEMKNIGMLLDVKLQVKVRIGQKKMLLKDVISMDIGSVVELNQLANDPLEILVDDKVIAKGEVVIVDGNFGIQITEIGTKRERLEQLRG; encoded by the coding sequence ATGAAAGAGTTTATCAAGCATATCACGCAAGAGACCATAGCCACCATCGAGGGGCTGACAGGGCATACGCCTGATGTCTCCTATTTGGACGAGGGAGGGGTGGCGACAAAAAACATCCAAGCTCCCATGGCGCTTATCTACCTTAACACCACAGGCGAGGGAAGCGGAAAGATCGCCTTTCTTGTGCCGCCTGCGCTTGGAACGGCGCTTGCAGATTTGATGCTTGGGGGCGAGGGGGAGAGTCGCGAGGAGATGAGCGAGGATGATGTGGACGCGACTAAAGAGATCGCCTCCAATATCTTTGGAGCCATCTCCACCGCCCTGAGTGCGCAAAAAGAGCTCCCTAAGCTCAATTTCGCTCCTGAAAAGGCGGACTTTGTTCAAGGGGGGAGTATCGACCTCTCCTCTTTTGAAAAAATCTTCACCTTCTCTTTTTCGCTCAACACGATTCGCTCTGAGCTCTACTTGGCAGTCGATTCTTCGTTTGTGAAGATTTTTGAGCCAAAGAGTGCTCCTAGCGCCTCTGCGTCCTCGTATAGCGAGAGTGGAAGTTCATTTGGCGGGAGTTATAGCGGTGCACCCAATGTAAATCTCAGCGAGCCTGAGATGAAAAATATCGGGATGCTTTTGGATGTCAAGCTCCAAGTGAAGGTGCGAATCGGACAGAAGAAGATGCTCCTTAAAGATGTCATTTCAATGGATATTGGAAGCGTGGTGGAGCTCAATCAGCTTGCCAATGACCCTTTAGAGATTCTAGTGGATGATAAGGTGATCGCCAAGGGTGAGGTGGTGATCGTGGATGGAAACTTCGGAATCCAGATCACCGAGATCGGCACCAAACGAGAGCGTCTTGAACAGCTCCGAGGATAA
- the mnmA gene encoding tRNA 2-thiouridine(34) synthase MnmA yields MQETLMKVALLMSGGIDSSYSAYLLQEAGHEVVGIYLKLHDNDLKHAQNIQNIEKVSQKLGIETHIFDAKELFKKHVYDYFVDSYQKGLTPNPCAFCNPFMKFGFALERALELGCEKIATGHYARVKEGRIQEAKDQSKDQSYFLFGLKESVISRLIFPLGDRLKSEIKPEALEILPWLGTLESYKESQEICFVESDYIDILRRHFPVEQKGIVQDSSGRVVGEHKGYMQYTIGKRKGFTVKGAHDPHYVLSIDPKENRLIVGSKEELAKNVVYADPFALPEGFEHFEGEVKIRYRSLKVKAEVRLDESGRLVAHLKEKVYGVANGQALVLYAEDLVIGGGWILDSSLKS; encoded by the coding sequence ATTCAGGAAACTCTCATGAAAGTCGCTTTATTGATGAGTGGAGGGATCGATTCCTCCTACTCGGCCTATCTTCTTCAAGAGGCTGGACATGAGGTGGTGGGAATCTACCTCAAGCTTCACGACAACGACCTAAAGCACGCTCAAAATATTCAAAATATAGAGAAAGTATCCCAAAAATTGGGGATAGAGACTCATATTTTTGATGCTAAAGAGCTCTTTAAAAAGCATGTCTATGACTACTTTGTCGATTCCTATCAAAAGGGTCTCACCCCCAACCCTTGCGCGTTTTGCAATCCCTTCATGAAGTTTGGATTTGCTCTAGAGAGGGCTCTTGAGCTAGGGTGTGAAAAGATTGCCACAGGGCATTATGCGAGGGTGAAAGAGGGGAGAATCCAAGAGGCGAAAGATCAAAGCAAAGATCAGAGCTACTTCCTCTTTGGTCTCAAAGAATCGGTCATCTCTAGGCTCATCTTTCCTTTAGGAGATCGACTCAAAAGTGAGATTAAGCCCGAAGCTTTGGAGATTTTGCCTTGGCTTGGGACGCTGGAGAGCTACAAAGAATCGCAGGAGATCTGCTTTGTGGAGAGCGACTATATCGATATTCTAAGGCGCCACTTCCCTGTGGAGCAGAAGGGAATCGTCCAAGATTCAAGCGGACGCGTGGTGGGCGAGCACAAGGGCTATATGCAATACACCATCGGCAAGCGCAAAGGATTCACGGTCAAGGGAGCGCATGATCCACACTATGTGCTCTCCATCGACCCCAAAGAGAATCGCCTCATCGTGGGCTCTAAGGAGGAGCTCGCCAAAAATGTTGTCTATGCCGATCCTTTTGCCCTGCCTGAAGGGTTTGAGCACTTTGAGGGCGAGGTGAAAATTCGCTATCGCTCTTTGAAAGTCAAGGCGGAGGTGAGGCTGGATGAGTCGGGGCGCTTGGTGGCGCATTTGAAAGAGAAGGTCTATGGAGTCGCCAATGGGCAGGCGCTCGTGCTCTATGCAGAGGATTTGGTCATAGGCGGAGGATGGATTCTTGATTCTTCGCTCAAATCTTAA
- a CDS encoding peptidylprolyl isomerase, with the protein MRASTPSLFKLFLGFMLLPAWLWSAESPVVVLETTSGTIELTLFPKAAPKAVENFTTHVKNGYYDGLIFHRVIKRFMLQGGDPTGTGTGGESIWGKPFEDEIALGYAFDREGLLAMANSGPNSNGSQFFITTARTPWLNGKHTIFGEVSKGFDVVRRIEYTETDRSDRPKKEQKILKAYLK; encoded by the coding sequence ATGAGAGCGTCAACTCCCTCTTTGTTTAAACTCTTTTTGGGCTTTATGCTCCTGCCTGCATGGCTTTGGAGTGCTGAGTCTCCCGTGGTGGTTTTAGAGACCACAAGCGGAACCATCGAGCTCACCCTCTTCCCTAAGGCTGCTCCCAAGGCGGTGGAGAATTTCACCACGCACGTAAAGAATGGCTATTACGATGGGCTCATTTTTCACCGTGTGATCAAGCGGTTTATGCTCCAAGGGGGCGACCCTACGGGTACAGGCACAGGAGGAGAATCGATTTGGGGTAAACCCTTTGAAGATGAGATTGCTCTAGGTTATGCCTTTGATAGAGAGGGGCTCTTGGCGATGGCTAACTCTGGCCCCAATAGTAATGGAAGCCAGTTTTTCATCACGACGGCTCGCACCCCTTGGCTCAACGGCAAGCACACCATTTTTGGTGAGGTCTCTAAAGGGTTTGATGTGGTGAGACGCATTGAATACACCGAGACGGATCGAAGCGATCGCCCCAAAAAAGAGCAGAAAATCCTCAAAGCCTACCTCAAGTAG